A DNA window from Impatiens glandulifera chromosome 7, dImpGla2.1, whole genome shotgun sequence contains the following coding sequences:
- the LOC124909934 gene encoding polyol transporter 5-like, which produces MNSILLGYDIGVMSGAGIYIKKDLKLSNIQLEILMGILNVYSLLGSAAAGRTSDWIGRRYTIVTAAVIFFLGALFMGFAPNYAILMVGRFVAGIGVGYALVIAPVYTAEISPASSRGFLTSLPEVFINIGTLLGYISNFAFSKMSLNVGWRLMLGLGAIPAVLIGLGVLVMPESPRWLVMQGRIAEARRTLHLVSDSPDEANLRLDEIKKAVGISLDCNDDHITVAKNSNGKGVWRELFLHPTPAVQHMLLVTFGINFFQQACGLAAVVLYSPKVFEKAGITSDNHKLLATIFVGIVKTSLVFIGAIMLDRFGRRTVFLYSMAGMIVSHASLGTWLTVINQSKTKQTWAIVMAIISVLSFVATFSMGMGPAAWVYCSEIFPVALRAQGVSVGIGVNRVTGGLVSMTFLSLQQAITIGGAFYLFMGVGIVGWIFFYTLLPETRDNSLEEIERLFGRFFNWRLTVTELAKNEVEIGESTKTELTEEPNASS; this is translated from the exons ATGAATTCGATCTTGCTTGGCTATG ATATTGGAGTGATGAGTGGAGCTGGGATATACATAAAGAAGGATCTTAAATTGTCCAATATTCAGCTGGAAATTCTTATGGGGATACTCAACGTTTATTCCCTATTAGGATCTGCTGCAGCCGGAAGGACTTCGGACTGGATTGGTAGGCGATATACTATTGTAACTGCTGCGGTTATTTTCTTCCTTGGTGCGTTGTTCATGGGGTTCGCTCCTAATTACGCTATTCTGATGGTGGGACGATTCGTCGCTGGAATCGGCGTTGGTTACGCTTTGGTGATTGCTCCTGTCTATACTGCTGAAATCTCGCCCGCATCCAGTCGGGGATTTCTCACCTCATTGCCTGAAGTTTTTATTAACATTG GTACATTGCTAGGATACATATCTAATTTTGCCTTCTCGAAAATGAGTTTAAATGTCGGATGGCGGTTGATGCTCGGGCTCGGAGCCATTCCGGCGGTATTAATTGGTCTCGGAGTGTTAGTAATGCCGGAGTCGCCCCGTTGGCTCGTGATGCAAGGTCGGATTGCCGAAGCTCGACGAACCCTCCACCTTGTCTCTGACTCTCCGGACGAGGCAAACCTCCGCCTAGACGAAATTAAAAAAGCCGTTGGAATTTCTTTAGATTGTAACGACGACCACATAACCGTCGCAAAAAATAGTAACGGCAAAGGAGTTTGGAGGGAACTCTTCCTACACCCAACACCTGCGGTCCAACATATGTTGTTGGTGACTTTTGGGATTAATTTCTTTCAACAAGCATGTGGGCTAGCCGCTGTGGTTTTATATAGTCCGAAAGTATTTGAAAAAGCCGGAATTACCAGCGACAATCATAAGTTATTAGCGACGATTTTTGTCGGAATTGTGAAGACGTCACTTGTTTTCATTGGAGCGATTATGTTGGACCGGTTTGGGAGAAGGACGGTGTTTTTGTACAGTATGGCGGGAATGATAGTATCACACGCGAGCTTAGGGACATGGTTAACTGTTATAAATCAATCGAAGACGAAGCAAACATGGGCGATTGTTATGGCAATAATATCGGTTTTGAGTTTCGTGGCGACGTTTTCGATGGGAATGGGGCCGGCTGCTTGGGTTTATTGCTCGGAGATATTTCCGGTAGCGTTACGTGCTCAGGGAGTTAGTGTGGGGATTGGTGTGAATCGTGTTACGGGTGGATTAGTTTCCATGACTTTTCTTTCTTTACAACAAGCCATTACTATTGGCGGGGCGTTTTACTTGTTTATGGGAGTGGGAATCGTAGGGTGGATATTCTTCTATACTTTGTTACCTGAAACACGAGATAATTCACTTGAAGAGATTGAACGTTTGTTTGGGAGATTCTTCAATTGGAGGTTAACGGTGACGGAATTAGCTAAGAATGAAGTTGAGATAGGAGAATCTACTAAGACGGAATTAACGGAGGAGCCAAATGCTAGCTCTTAG